The following coding sequences are from one Coriobacteriia bacterium window:
- a CDS encoding toll/interleukin-1 receptor domain-containing protein, translated as MRVFLSWSGSRSRFLADALRTWLPRVMQSLRPWMSDEDIASGARWLPEVSSELGQAKVGILLVTPENQSNPWLVFEAGALSKTIEQTFVCPLLFDMTPVQLGGPLAQFQAVTLDRAGVLKVLQNLNRALDADRISEVDLGEIFDVWWPHLEAQLLKIPSLDEPVAAPRTTEELLEEILALNREQLRRENVRLEHSQIRDEYIDQFIPVMEQMAGTVRVMQERGEMMARDLPSALHPYINSDVPVASMDQMTKLVRDSSKMNRQALQQLLSMPSESEDALQPETDA; from the coding sequence GTGAGGGTCTTCCTAAGCTGGTCGGGTTCACGGAGTCGTTTTCTCGCAGATGCTTTGCGAACATGGCTACCCCGGGTGATGCAGTCACTTCGTCCTTGGATGTCTGACGAGGACATTGCGAGCGGCGCTCGCTGGTTGCCTGAAGTATCGTCGGAGCTTGGGCAGGCCAAGGTTGGCATATTGCTGGTAACGCCGGAGAACCAGTCAAACCCTTGGCTTGTTTTCGAAGCAGGTGCCCTTTCGAAGACGATTGAACAGACATTTGTTTGCCCACTGCTATTCGATATGACTCCAGTTCAACTGGGCGGTCCTTTGGCTCAGTTTCAAGCGGTAACTCTTGACCGTGCGGGAGTCCTGAAAGTCCTTCAGAACCTGAATCGAGCACTAGACGCTGATAGGATATCTGAAGTCGATCTGGGGGAGATCTTCGACGTATGGTGGCCTCACTTGGAGGCGCAATTGCTAAAGATTCCCAGTCTCGATGAACCGGTCGCGGCGCCGCGCACGACCGAAGAACTACTAGAAGAAATCTTGGCGCTCAACCGCGAGCAACTTCGACGCGAGAACGTGCGGCTGGAGCACTCCCAAATCCGTGACGAGTACATTGATCAGTTCATACCTGTTATGGAACAAATGGCGGGGACTGTGAGGGTCATGCAAGAACGTGGAGAGATGATGGCCAGGGATCTGCCGTCAGCACTGCACCCGTACATCAATTCAGATGTGCCTGTGGCCAGCATGGATCAGATGACGAAGTTGGTGCGCGATTCGTCAAAGATGAATCGACAAGCATTACAGCAACTGCTGTCGATGCCTTCAGAATCAGAAGACGCTTTGCAGCCTGAGACAGATGCCTAA
- a CDS encoding DinB family protein: protein MSSSATIPELIDAYRVGPAALRDAIAGMDPEALCARPIAGKMSSLEVLCHIVDSDQFMCDRVKRTIATDKPLLMGVESASYPGPLHYHERDPELDLRLLAAQREQLAADLERLAPQAWERTAVHSENGLQTLREVFEHAVEHLEDHVVTIMDKRKAMGL, encoded by the coding sequence ATGTCATCGTCAGCAACCATCCCGGAACTTATTGACGCTTACCGCGTTGGCCCGGCCGCTTTGCGCGACGCGATCGCCGGGATGGACCCGGAGGCGCTGTGCGCCCGTCCTATCGCCGGCAAGATGAGTTCACTTGAGGTGCTTTGTCACATCGTCGACTCGGATCAGTTCATGTGTGATCGCGTCAAGCGCACGATTGCGACGGACAAGCCGCTGCTCATGGGCGTTGAGTCTGCGAGCTATCCGGGACCGCTCCACTACCACGAGCGCGATCCTGAACTCGATCTACGCCTGCTTGCAGCGCAACGTGAACAGCTTGCGGCAGACTTGGAGCGTCTCGCTCCGCAGGCATGGGAACGCACGGCGGTGCATTCTGAAAACGGCCTGCAGACTCTGCGCGAAGTATTCGAGCACGCTGTCGAGCACCTTGAGGATCATGTGGTCACCATCATGGACAAGCGCAAGGCAATGGGCTTGTAG
- a CDS encoding lyase, translated as MPELGSAEARTSEELLVAHRVERQDEESQWESLTALQKRGGQTEFDLGRRLTQSDDPSDREIGANLLGQLGSGTPTFLTESVDILLTMLGDPDLDVLGAAIINLGHRGDVRCVAALCEFTNHESSEIRYAVASALGGFGDELAVAALIQLAQDTDFDTRNWAVFGLGSLTEADSDEIRETLASALDDPDLEIRGEALVGLARRGDLRVRAALLREWEGSDVSLLSLEAAEELGDSALLQRLEELLTTLDFDEGGSFESQLLAAIAASSQVMRGPSNKRFELTRR; from the coding sequence TTGCCCGAACTAGGTTCAGCGGAAGCGCGGACATCGGAGGAGCTCCTTGTGGCTCATCGGGTTGAACGTCAGGACGAAGAGAGTCAGTGGGAATCCCTGACGGCTCTCCAGAAGCGCGGGGGGCAGACTGAATTCGATCTGGGCAGACGTTTGACCCAGAGTGATGACCCATCTGACCGTGAAATCGGCGCGAACCTTCTTGGCCAGCTTGGCTCGGGGACGCCTACCTTTCTCACGGAGTCGGTGGACATTCTTCTGACGATGTTGGGCGATCCGGATTTGGATGTACTTGGAGCCGCCATCATCAATCTGGGGCATCGCGGCGATGTGCGCTGCGTCGCAGCGCTGTGTGAGTTCACGAATCACGAGAGTTCTGAGATTCGCTACGCCGTGGCGTCTGCCCTTGGCGGATTCGGCGATGAGCTGGCAGTGGCCGCACTGATTCAACTTGCTCAAGATACTGACTTCGACACTAGGAATTGGGCTGTGTTTGGTCTCGGGTCACTGACTGAGGCAGATAGCGATGAGATTCGCGAGACTCTGGCGAGTGCCCTTGATGATCCGGACCTCGAGATTCGCGGCGAGGCCCTTGTCGGTCTTGCTCGTCGCGGCGATCTACGTGTACGCGCTGCGTTACTGCGTGAATGGGAGGGCAGCGATGTCAGCCTTCTGAGTCTTGAGGCCGCAGAAGAGCTGGGGGACTCCGCGCTCTTGCAGCGGCTCGAAGAACTTCTGACGACCTTAGACTTCGACGAAGGCGGAAGCTTCGAGTCGCAACTCCTAGCGGCAATCGCAGCGTCCAGTCAGGTTATGCGTGGTCCATCGAACAAACGTTTCGAGCTGACTCGCAGATAG